One region of Marivirga arenosa genomic DNA includes:
- the hrpB gene encoding ATP-dependent helicase HrpB, whose translation MHKFNLNSIDLPIKEIIPELLNKVENSQNLIVNAEAGAGKSTIIPLALLNHITTKGQKIIMLEPRRLAAKSIAHRMAQLLGEEVGNTVGYRIRFETRISQNTQIEVVTEGILNKMMDSDPHLKETAILIFDEFHERSIHADVALALARFTQQQFRKDLKLIIMSATLDYEMLSEALKAEVIISKGRQYPVDIEYLGDSDSSLLAELTAKYIEYAIKQDEGDILVFLPGQGEILTTQDILKRARIKASIFPLYGQLAWNKQWAAIQPHPEGKRKVVLATSIAETSLTIEGIKIVIDSGLKKNSVFDPNTALNSLKTQQISKDEATQRAGRAGRVAPGKCYRMWSEASQNSKKKHRVAEILHADLANLRLDLASRNIKNSEQLFWITQPPIDKLIQAEYLLMDLEALNADKNISELGKKMHQLPCHPRLGHMLLKAEDNLDLAIDIASILEEKDPLYKKTGTDLTERIDTMRLLRKENRLSRNFKKIEKIAQSYRALFEREANNDKADSYATGYLLAMAFPDRIASAKRGNNAQFMLSNGSIAVIGHKDELADESWLTVANMDARSGLGKIFLAAPLNPKDLKPLIKNQKTVIWEYEDDEFLVYQQLNIGNINLQRIELEEEADEFGKRLAIIKALQVNFDDILVTTDAFEYFAQTYNSKPQNEFNPINLEFIGHTAEKWLPAEIEQADNILETIQNLDLVEIAKKLTKLN comes from the coding sequence ATGCATAAGTTCAATTTGAATTCTATAGACCTACCCATAAAGGAAATCATTCCTGAGCTACTAAATAAAGTAGAAAATTCTCAAAACCTTATAGTAAATGCTGAAGCAGGAGCTGGAAAGAGTACCATTATTCCTCTCGCGCTTCTTAATCACATTACTACAAAAGGTCAAAAAATTATTATGCTTGAGCCACGCAGATTAGCTGCAAAATCCATAGCTCATCGGATGGCTCAACTATTAGGTGAAGAGGTAGGTAATACCGTTGGATATAGGATAAGATTTGAAACCCGCATTTCTCAAAATACTCAGATTGAAGTTGTGACGGAAGGAATCCTAAATAAAATGATGGATTCTGATCCTCATTTGAAAGAAACCGCAATTCTAATATTTGATGAGTTTCATGAAAGAAGTATCCATGCTGACGTAGCCTTAGCATTAGCTAGATTTACCCAACAACAATTTAGAAAAGACTTAAAGCTTATCATAATGTCAGCAACCTTGGACTATGAAATGCTTTCTGAAGCTTTAAAGGCTGAAGTAATTATTAGTAAAGGAAGGCAGTATCCAGTTGATATAGAGTATTTAGGAGATTCTGATTCAAGTTTATTAGCTGAGTTAACAGCTAAATACATTGAGTATGCAATCAAGCAAGATGAAGGAGATATTTTAGTCTTTCTTCCAGGACAAGGTGAAATATTAACTACGCAGGATATACTTAAAAGAGCAAGAATTAAAGCCAGTATATTTCCATTATATGGTCAATTAGCATGGAATAAACAGTGGGCTGCTATTCAGCCACATCCGGAGGGTAAAAGAAAAGTTGTATTAGCTACTTCCATCGCTGAGACAAGTTTAACCATTGAGGGTATTAAAATAGTAATTGACTCAGGTTTAAAAAAGAATTCAGTATTTGACCCTAATACAGCTTTAAATAGTTTGAAGACTCAGCAAATTTCTAAAGATGAAGCCACACAAAGAGCTGGAAGAGCTGGTAGAGTTGCCCCGGGAAAGTGTTATAGAATGTGGTCTGAGGCATCTCAAAATAGTAAGAAAAAGCATAGAGTTGCAGAGATCCTTCATGCTGATTTAGCAAATCTTAGACTTGATTTAGCCTCAAGAAATATAAAAAATAGTGAACAATTATTTTGGATAACCCAACCCCCTATTGATAAATTGATTCAGGCTGAATATTTATTAATGGATTTGGAAGCACTAAATGCTGATAAAAATATTAGTGAATTAGGTAAAAAAATGCATCAGCTTCCATGCCATCCTCGCTTAGGGCATATGCTTTTAAAAGCTGAAGACAATTTAGACTTAGCGATAGATATAGCCTCTATTCTAGAAGAAAAAGATCCATTGTATAAGAAAACAGGCACCGATTTAACTGAAAGAATAGATACAATGAGGCTATTAAGAAAGGAAAATAGACTAAGTAGAAATTTTAAAAAGATTGAAAAGATAGCTCAATCCTACAGAGCACTTTTTGAGAGAGAAGCTAATAATGATAAAGCGGATTCTTATGCCACAGGTTATTTATTAGCAATGGCATTTCCAGATAGAATAGCTTCTGCCAAAAGAGGTAATAATGCCCAATTTATGTTATCAAATGGAAGCATTGCCGTTATTGGTCATAAAGATGAGTTGGCCGATGAAAGTTGGTTGACTGTGGCTAATATGGATGCTAGAAGTGGTTTAGGTAAAATATTCCTGGCTGCTCCTTTAAACCCAAAAGATCTTAAACCCCTCATTAAAAATCAAAAAACTGTCATTTGGGAATATGAGGATGATGAATTCTTAGTTTACCAACAATTAAATATAGGAAATATCAATCTTCAAAGAATAGAATTAGAGGAAGAAGCTGATGAGTTTGGTAAAAGATTAGCCATTATCAAAGCCCTTCAAGTAAATTTTGATGATATTTTAGTAACAACGGATGCTTTTGAATATTTTGCTCAAACCTATAATTCTAAACCTCAAAATGAATTCAATCCTATTAATTTAGAATTTATAGGTCATACTGCAGAAAAATGGTTACCTGCGGAAATTGAGCAAGCAGATAATATTTTGGAAACTATACAGAATTTAGATTTAGTAGAAATTGCTAAAAAACTAACTAAACTTAACTAA
- a CDS encoding sodium-dependent bicarbonate transport family permease encodes MNVDLLLENLTNPALLFFLLGILAVLLKSDLEIPGTSSQFISLYLLFSIGFKGGHELAHAQFEMSILWSIVLAIGTSILIPLYTFFIIKPRLGTSNAAAIAASYGSISAVTFITAISFLELQEISFGGHMVAIMAMLEAPAIMVGVLLLNFFKEDQQNRLTPKEIFQHAFTNGSVLLILGSLVAGWIASDAQAKGIEPFTTDIFKGFLAIFLLDMGISSGRKIGKLFKHGPFVLAFSIIIPIINGCLIAWISGFITTEVGDRFLLSILAASASYIAVPAAMKIAAPEANPSLYLPMALAITFPFNITLGFPIYMQVINW; translated from the coding sequence ATGAACGTAGACTTACTTTTAGAAAATTTAACCAATCCTGCATTATTATTTTTCCTGTTAGGAATTTTAGCTGTTCTATTAAAAAGCGATTTAGAAATCCCCGGAACATCTTCTCAATTTATCTCATTATATTTACTATTTTCTATTGGTTTCAAAGGCGGTCATGAATTGGCTCATGCACAATTTGAAATGTCTATTTTATGGTCAATAGTTCTGGCAATTGGAACATCCATATTAATTCCCCTTTATACATTCTTTATAATAAAACCCAGACTTGGCACATCAAATGCTGCTGCAATTGCTGCCTCCTATGGATCTATTAGTGCGGTAACTTTCATTACCGCTATAAGCTTTTTGGAGTTGCAAGAAATATCTTTTGGTGGCCATATGGTGGCCATAATGGCTATGTTAGAAGCACCAGCCATTATGGTAGGTGTATTATTATTAAACTTTTTTAAAGAAGATCAGCAAAATAGATTAACGCCTAAAGAAATTTTTCAGCATGCATTTACAAATGGAAGTGTATTACTGATTCTTGGAAGTTTGGTAGCGGGTTGGATAGCATCTGATGCACAAGCAAAAGGGATTGAACCTTTTACAACTGATATTTTTAAAGGTTTCTTAGCTATCTTTTTATTAGATATGGGAATTAGCAGTGGTAGAAAAATAGGTAAACTATTTAAACACGGCCCTTTTGTTTTAGCCTTTTCAATTATAATCCCTATCATCAACGGTTGCCTAATTGCCTGGATAAGTGGATTTATTACTACAGAAGTGGGCGATCGATTCTTATTGTCAATTCTTGCTGCTAGTGCATCTTATATTGCAGTTCCAGCAGCTATGAAGATAGCTGCACCGGAAGCGAATCCAAGTTTATATTTACCCATGGCATTAGCCATTACCTTTCCATTTAATATTACGCTTGGTTTCCCAATTTATATGCAAGTAATTAATTGGTAA
- a CDS encoding LysR family transcriptional regulator yields MNYTLHQLQIFHKIVELGSITKASEALHLTQPAVSIQLKNLQSQFDKPLLEIIGRKVYITDFGNEIANNIESIVAELDQIEKKRFSSADKLSGKLKLSIVSTAEYIMPHFLTDFIKKYPEIQLSMEVTNKQSVIESLENNKVDFSMVSVLPDMAINHMELMKNELYLVGPANSELNKNKYDVDIFRELPLIYREEGSGTRYTMESFIKKNKIPARMNLKLATNEAVKQAVIAGLGYSILPLIGIKNELKNRDLKIIPVKNFPIHSTWHLIWLKEKRFSPVAQAYLDFIKKEIPHIIEAKFQS; encoded by the coding sequence ATGAATTATACACTCCATCAATTACAGATTTTTCATAAAATAGTAGAATTAGGTAGTATTACGAAAGCTTCTGAGGCATTGCATTTAACTCAGCCTGCTGTTTCAATACAACTTAAAAATCTTCAATCACAATTTGATAAACCACTTTTAGAAATTATTGGACGTAAAGTATATATAACTGATTTTGGAAATGAAATTGCAAATAATATAGAATCTATAGTTGCTGAATTGGATCAGATAGAGAAGAAAAGATTTTCTAGTGCTGATAAATTAAGTGGTAAATTAAAATTATCGATTGTTTCCACAGCTGAATACATCATGCCTCACTTTTTAACTGATTTTATTAAAAAGTATCCGGAAATTCAATTAAGTATGGAAGTTACTAATAAGCAATCGGTAATTGAGTCATTAGAAAATAATAAAGTTGATTTTTCAATGGTATCAGTACTGCCAGATATGGCTATTAATCATATGGAATTAATGAAAAATGAGCTCTATTTAGTGGGGCCTGCAAATTCTGAACTAAACAAAAATAAATATGATGTAGACATTTTTAGAGAACTTCCTTTGATATACAGAGAGGAAGGATCAGGTACTCGATATACCATGGAATCATTTATTAAAAAGAATAAGATTCCAGCTCGAATGAATTTAAAATTAGCTACTAATGAAGCAGTAAAACAAGCAGTAATTGCTGGCTTAGGATATTCGATTCTTCCGCTTATTGGAATTAAGAATGAATTGAAAAATAGAGATTTAAAAATTATTCCGGTTAAGAATTTCCCAATTCATTCCACCTGGCATTTAATATGGCTTAAGGAAAAGAGATTTTCACCAGTAGCTCAGGCTTATTTGGATTTCATTAAAAAGGAAATTCCACATATTATAGAAGCTAAATTCCAAAGTTAA